attttttttttttccttcgtACCCAATTTCTTAATAGTGtaggtaaattttttttttttttttagtcaaAAGACGATAGCAGTTTATTCGAGGAAAATGATGGAATAAGTATAAAAAGCGGGTTATGTCTTAGATGATTAGCCGAGTGTCTCTACACTCAATGGACGTTTTGGTCTTCAACTATGAAGTAGCCTAACCCTCTCAACCACAAGCTAATAGTGGAAGTATTAGCTTGATCTTGAAAGCTTGGACTGTTTAATTCCACAAAAAGAACATCTTTGATAATTCGGATTTCTTTTAATGTGCCAATACCTATGTGGACTTTCTCAAACTTTTACCAAAAGcaaatttttcaaaagtgaaTTATCTTTTCGAGTGAACGATACGACTAGGAGTTTGGGATATTGCAAAAAATGAGCATGTATTAATTTTGGGAACACATCAGGAGGATGGCACCAAAACAGTATCATATTACAAGCTTTTCTCCTTTGCCGATTCCTCAGATTACCTGCTAATGTCTGTTGGTACAATCAGTGCTATTGGAAATGGGGCCTCTGTCGCTCTAATGACCATAATCTTTGGAGATTTGATTAATTCCTTTGGACAAACTGGGAATAATAAAGAAGTGGTTGATGCAGTTTCCAAGGTAAATATTATGTGACTGTAATATTGTTCTATCCAGTTCTATTGGAACTGCGATGACTGAGCTTACTTCTGTTTTAACATCTATTTTGGTTCTCTGGTTCCTCTAACTTAGTTGAAATTGTAATGAACAAGGCTTAATCAGATATAATTTGGCCAATTCAATATTCTCAGGTGGCTCTAAAGTTAGTCTACTTGGCGGTGGGAGCTGCTGCAGCTTCCTTTCTACGTAAGTACACTGAACTGCCTGCTGGTGCaccaaacaaataatttgGCTTTTTGGAAACTGAGATTAGTAGCTTTCTCTCTATGCCAGAGATGTCTTGCTGGATGGTCACTGGAGAGAGACAGGCTGATCGAATAAGAAGTTTATGCTTGAAAACAATATTGAGGCAAGATGTTGGCTATtttgataaagaaattaaCACTGGTGAAATTGTTGGGAGGATGTCAGGTGATACTGTGCTCATTCAAGAGGCCATGGCCGAGAAGGTATTTACATGCCACACACAAAAGCCTTAAGCTGTTGCTATTTTCTCCAGTAACCTCtcattctttcattttcttattgcAGGTAGGAACTTTTATCCAGTTAATTGCAACATTCGTAGGAGGCTTTGTCATAGCATTTGTTAAGGGATGGCTTCTCACCCTTGTCATGCTATCTTCTATCCCCCTTGTTGTCCTCTCTGGTGCCGTCATGAGCATCCTTATATCAAAGATGGCATCCAGTGGACAAACTGCTTATTCAGTGGCAGCAACTGTGGTAGAGCAGACAATTGGTTCAATCAGAACAGTAGGCCTACTTGTCTTTAagatctttaaaaaaaacatttattatttctattttcttaGTGTAGAACTAAAACTTGTGTTCCTAATTCAGGTTGCATCGTTTACAGGATAAAAGCAAGCTATAGCTAATTACAACAACTCCTTAATTAAAGCTTACAACTCTGGTGTGCAAGAGGGTTTGGCATCTGGGTTCGGAATTGGTTCGGTTATGCTGATTATAATGTGTAGTTATGCTCTGGCTATATGGTTTGGAGGAAAGATGATACTTGAAAAAGGATATACAGGAGGGGAAGTCATCAATGTAGTTTTCGCTGTGTTGACTGGCTCCATGTAAGTTGCATTTCAGTAAAATTTAATGAACAAATTTGTTGATCCTAGTACTATTGTACTAGTTAAAATGTTTGCTTTTTTGCATGATCTACTGACtactccccctccccccttcCGTCCAAAATTTGATATGTGATTCTTCAGAAGATCAAGATATAACTTTTCTGCTTTCTATGATAAATTTTCAGGTCTCTTGGGCAGGCATCTCCATGCTTGAGTGCATTTTCTGCTGGACAAGCTGCAGCTTATAAGATGTTTGAGACAATTGACAGAAAGCCAGAGATTGATGCTTCTGACACTAATGGGCAACAATTACATGATATCCGTGGAGACATAGAACTGAGGGATGTTTATTTTAGTTATCCTGCAAGACCGGATGAACAAATATTCGATggattttctctttcaataCCTAGTGGTGCAACTGCTGCTTTGGTTGGAGAGAGTGGAAGTGGTAAATCAACTGTAGTCAGTTTGATTGAGAGATTTTATGACCCCCTAGCTGGCGAAGTTCTTATTGATGGGATTAATCTCAAAGAGTTCCAGTTGAAATGGATCAGACAGAAAATAGGCCTTGTCAGCCAGGAACCCGTTTTATTTACTTGTAGCATTAAAGATAATATTGCCTATGGAAAGGATGGTGCAACCACTGAAGAAATAAGGGCTGCTGCTGAACTTGCCAATGCTGCTAAATTCATAGACAAACTGCCTCAGGTTAAATTCATTTAAACTTTCATCTAAGTTCTGGTATTTTGTTCTCTGAACTTTTTGTGTGAATTCTTAATTTCCACGACCATGGAAGCTTATTGAGACATCCAGTGATCTTATCATTTTGTTacatgaattttctaaaaactcGGATTATTTCGATCAACTCATTcaattccttttttcttatttgtggTTTTGTGATTTATGCATTTAGGGACTAGACACAATGGTTGGTGAGCATGGAACTCAGCTATCTGGGGGCCAAAAACAGAGAGTTGCAATAGCTAGAGCAATTCTCAAAGACCCAAGAATTCTACTTTTAGATGAAGCCACGAGTGCTCTTGATGCAGAATCTGAGAGCATTGTGCAGGAGGCACTGGACAGAATTATGATCAACCGGACTACTGTTGTCGTAGCCCACCGCTTGAGCACAGTAAGGAATGCTGACACCATTGCTGTTATACATCGAGGAACAATTGTTGAAAAAGGTAATGCATTTGTTTATGTTGTCCTGTTCTGCCATTCGAAGGCCTAATCGTATTGTCTATAGTTCAACATAATGTTACAATTCATCTTATTCTTAGTGCATGGGTTTTGCACTTACTGATCGTTTTCAACTGAGCAGGTCCACATTCTGAGCTAATTAAGGACCCTGAAGGAGCATATAGCCAGCTTATAAGGTTGCAAGAAATGAGCAGCGTGTCAGAACAGACTGCTGTAAATAATCACGAAAGGCTTGGCAGCGTGGATTCTCGAAGACATTCAAGTCAAAGATTTTCAAACTTACGATCCATAAGCGGGGGATCATCTGGAAGCGGAAATAGTAACCGTCATTCCTTCGCAATCACATATGGTGTGCCCACTGCAGTCGATTCTCTTGAAACAGCATCTGTAGGACGTGATATTCCTGCTTCAGCATCATCAAGAGGGCCTACAGAAGTCTCACTTCGTCGCCTGGCTTACCTGAACAAGCCAGAGATCCCAGTATTATTACTGGGTACTATAGCCGCAGCAGTCAATGGGGCAATCTTACCTATTTTTTCGATATTGATATCCAGTGTAATCAAGACCTTCTACGAGCCACCTCCTCAACTCCGTAAGGATTCGAAGTTTTGGGCATTAATCTTCATTGTTCTTGGAGTGGTAGCTTTCATAGCAGTGCCAGCAAGACAATACTTTTTTGCTGTGGCAGGGTGTAATTTAATAAAACGAGTTCGATCAATGTGCTATGAGAAGGTGGTTTACATGGAAGTAAGTTGGTTTGACGATCCTGAGCACTCAAGTGGTGCAATTGGTGCAAGGCTTTCTACAGATGCAGCTTCTCTGCGTGGGATGGTTGGAGATGCACTAGGTTTGCTGGTTGAGAATTCAGCAACTGCAATTGCTGGTTTGTGTATTGCTTTTGTGGCAAATTGGCAACTTGCTCTTATAATCCTGGTTTTGCTGCCTCTATTAGGATTAACTGGTTATGTTCAAGTCAAGTTCTTGAAAGGATTCAGTGCAGATGCAAAGGTGTTTCTCCAAAGTCCAAactttacaaaattttatagTAGAGAACTTGTAGCTGGTGCAGTCAAAACACCATCCAATACGAcatacataatatatatataagaccaATCCTTTTTGCCAAcgctgaaaattttaaattgttgcagaaaatgtatgaggacGCAAGTCAAGTAGCCAATGATGCAGTGGGGAGTATTCGAACAATTGCTTCCTTTTGTGCTGAAGAGAAGGTGATTGAATTGTACCAGAAGAAATGTGAAGGCCCTATTAAGACAGGGATAAGACGAGGGTTAATCAGTGGGACAGGTTTTGGGCTCtcgttcttttttcttttttctgtgtaTGCCTGCAGTTTTTATGCTGGAGCCCGACTTGTTGCAGCAGGCAAGACAACATTCTCTGATGTTTTCCGGGTAAGTTTTTATTCCTTGCGCTACAAGTCTTCAATTAAGTAAATAGATGAGAAAACATTAGCAGAGGATCCGAACTCTGCTAAATATGTGTTACTTGAGAATTAAATCTTCATTAGTCCATTCAGTCGATTGTTAACATTTCCCTGGTTTGCAGGTTTTCTTTGCTCTAGCGATGACAGCTATTGGAGTGTCTCAGTCAGGTTCCCTAGCCCCTAATCTTGGTAAAGTAAAGAGCTCTGCTGCTTCCATATTTGCCATTCTTGACCGGAAATCAAAAATAGACTCTAGTGATGAATCTGGAACAACTATAGAAAATGTGAAGGGAGAAATTGAACTTCGCCACGTCAGTTTCAAGTATCCAACTAGACCTGATGTACCAATCTTCCAGGATCTTTGCTTGACCATTCATCATGGCAAGGTAACTTGGTAacagttttgttcttttactcATTTCAAACAATGCATAAGATTTGGTCCTCGTAGTCTAATTCAAGTTTCTGGGACTTACAAATTTGAATTATGTTATTCAGACAGTTGCTTTGGTTGGAGAAAGTGGAAGTGGGAAATCGACAGTCGTCTCATTGTTGCAGAGATTTTATGACCCTGATTCAGGTCACATTACATTAGATGGATTTGAAATCCAAAAGCTACAGCTCAAGTGGTTGAGACAGCAAATGGGACTGGTGAGCCAGGAGCCTGTATTGTTTAATGACACTATCAGAGCCAACATTGCATATGGAAAGGAAGGGAATGCAACAGAGGCTGAAATTATAGCTGCTGCAGAATTGGCAAATGCTCACAAGTTCATCAGTAGTTTACAACAGGTAGGCACTACAAAATTAACAAGcttgtcaatttcttttggCCACAAATACTATAATATAATCTATTGCCATGGTGCTGCATAAATGAGAAGGACTAGTTGGtgaaaattcacaaaattttattcagaACGTTGAAGATTGACCATGTGAAGTTTGGAAAAACAATGCAGGGTTATGATACAATAGTAGGAGAGCGGGGGATCCAATTGTCTGGTGGACAGAAGCAAAGGGTGGCAATTGCACGAGCTGTAATTAAGGCACCAAAGATACTACTACTAGATGAAGCCACAAGTGCTCTTGATGCTGAATCGGAACAAGTGGTTCAAGATGCATTGGACCGAATCATGGTGGATCGAACCACAATCGTGGTTGCCCATCGGTTATCCACAATAAAGGGTGCGGATGTAATTGCAGTGGTGAAAAATGGAGTCATTGCAGAGAAAGGAAAGCATGAAACTTTGATCGGTATCAAGGATGGTATTTATGCTTCTTTGGTAGCATTGCATGCAAGTGCCTCATCTTAGATAgcttttatattctttttatccagagaaaaagaaagtatatATGTTAACgcagctttctttttctttaattttgattatttgattACTTTAATGCCCTATTGaatgttttgagttttttttatgaattttaggattggatttgttttaagaaatcaatggcagttttgtaatttaaaagaagttaaaagtctttttgttatgttgtaaatgagttttgagtATGTTTAAAAAGTCCGTTTCTtataagatattttttttaataatttgaacttctatattgggtataattgtgaatttcccaaaaaaaaaaatttcaatttggtcgATTGGATTTATATaaagtttcaaaatttgattGGGTTAGTTGGGTTAAGATTAGTttatctaaaaattaaataagacatttcgacccaaaaaaaaaaaaaagaataagacaGTTTCTTtccgcaaaaaaaaaaaaaacaggccAAAGattaaatattaagaaaagttGGGAActccaacaaaaaagaaaaacaggacTTGAACAACaggtttcatttttatttatttataaatctTGGTGCATCGGTGCATGTGCACCGTAGAAGGTATATACTCACTTTACTCTCATGTTTAATATGAATTATTCTACTTTAGAAATGGAAATCTTGGATTAttagtttaataattttaagtTTGATGTTCCCATTCTACTATAATACCCATggaagtttttgttttcatttccatGTACTCTAATCATATATCCCTTTgacaaaatacaaattaattaattgtccGAATTTTGACCCAACTATCCAAATTCTAATCCTAACCTTCCAAGAAGTTCAAAGATTCcttctttgtcttttgctTGTTTGGTACACTGTATAAGACAATGGATAGGAGTAAATATTCAATGTCAATTGTTTTGTGTTAAGTCgtgttttttaattacttgacTATTTTAAACGGGTTGGACTTTAAATACTCTCTTTACCTGACTAATTAATACAACCAACACACTCCTGTTTAGATAATACACGCTTAATTATACAGttaaaggaaaaagaacacacacattcatgtgaaaaattctatttttattttcttctccctaGGGTTCTTATCTGCTATCTTCTCCAAgtatccatctctctctcatactCTCCAATATGTTTCTTCTCTCTTATTCtgtcttcatcttctctttctttatatatttcatcttttattaaattttgtggAAACTAGAttatgagtttttatttttatgggaATTAGGTTAGGAATGTAATTGCATCGTGGAATTATTTATATTGTCTATGTTTTGCATTGAATTGAAACTCGATGTTTCATAGAGCAACCAAGAAGCTTGGGTTTGGTTGCTGGAGAGTGGATGAGTTTGgttcataattcaattttccAAGATTCAAACTTTAGTTTGGAGGATGAGTGGATTGTTGGATTTAATTTGGTCAATGctggaaattaaattttagttaACTAAATTAACTAAAACGTATTTAGGCAAATTCATGGTGTTGGATGGATATATGGGATTAATGGCAACAAGCCGCAGGTAAATTAAAAGCCCTTCCCACTAAATTACTCAATTTCCctatgaatttaaatttttattaaattatcaaagaattttatattaaaaaaatagtctGATATGATGTTATTCGAAATAGCACCAAACATAGTATAACTTAGTGGTACTATTTATCCGGAACAACACCAAACgcattattatattattgatAAACAATCAGTACTCTCAGGAACATATTAATACTATCCGACATAAATTAGTCAATACAGTCCGACATACCATATGAGCCCTAAGACCCAACTATCCAAATTGCATTGTAGGGGTGAGCATCGGTTCGAAACTAATGGTTTTTTTTaccaatccaattcaatccaatcTTTTATTggattacaaattttacaatcCAATCTAATATGGTTGGAAGTTAGGATCCAAAGtacattggattggattggatgatcAGTTTgtatgaaaaaataatcatGACAAAAAACTTCATAATCTTTCATTACATATAATACAAAATTCAATATGATGAAAGATATGACATTAATATATTaagttttaatataaattagaataatgctactcttaccatatttgtataccacattccCAAACTACCTTATGTAGCAGATGAGGTAGACAACCAcatatcaattaaaattatttaacattttcttttcttttatgatttattaacactttaaaaaaaaattgtcaattaaactttctttattaaaatacacttcattgatttaattaatgtggCATATGATATGGACATACCACATCAtgtatagaaatgtgggataaaaatatggtaatacgttaatgttttaatttttgtgaaaGTAAGATTAATATATTAGTGAAAAACAAGATGATAGTATAaacattatataatataaatgtatattggattggtttgatttatgttagattttcaattcttgattcatcatctgaaccgATCTAATTGGATTTCTATTTTTctgatccaatccaatccaccAGTGTTGTCGAAACTAATAAAAattagattggattggattggattgatcAATTTTAGCGGATATTGGTTTGGATCTGCACAACCCTATTGCATTGGTTGAAATTGTTCTCTTTTCAATAATAGACAAACACCTCATTTCATATTCCATGccatagtttttgttttgctacCATGCTTGTCTTATTCCTTATTCTATTTCAAACTAAGAAGGGACCAAATATACCAtattagtcttttttttttaaacctaaAAATTACAATACTGccatcataattttttttttttcccctaaaAATTATACTGCAAGGATGGTAATGGTATTTCACACaccattcaaaataaataaaaaaaatatagtacaactagttttttttccttcaatttataggttttatatataaatttgtcCTCCTAGTCATTCTCCTTTCAACAATTTGTTTGGTGACTGGAGCTCAACAATGTCATCCAAGCGGCAGAATTAGAGGAAGGAAGGCCCCTGCTGGACAGTGCAACCAGGAAAATGACTCTGATTGCTGCGTCGCCGGCAAAATGTACCCAACCTACACATGTTCACCGCCATTGTACGGGAGCACCAAGGCCTACCTCACTCTTAACAGTTTCGAGGCAGGTGGTGATGGCGGCGGTCCATCAGAATGTGACAAAAAATACCACAATGACAACACACCAGTTGTTGCATTGTCCACTGGATGGTACAACAATGGAGGAAGGTGCCATAACAACATCACAATTAGCACTAACGGGCGCAGCGTGGTGGCCATGGTGGTGGATGAGTGTGACTCTACTGAGGGATGGGATGCAGACCAAGACTACCAACCTCCTTGTCCTAACAACATTGTTGATGCTTCAAAGGCTGTCTGGAAATCCTTGGGTGTGCCTGAGGACAACTGTGGTGAATTAGATATCACATTGCTGGGCTTCAGTGTGATCTGTCTGGCTAGCTTGTTGCTTTATGTCTATGTATGTTTCATGTgttctattatatatatagagaacATATACTAGATAGAACTTGTATTATCatattttgtttaataaaaTGTTATAGATttctaatgaaaatgcaaaacaacttgtcattttcttttggcatTTCCTGTATCCAAGTAGCTTGTCCTATACAAGGGTGCATTTTAATAACAGATTGTCTCACTAAACACCCTGTATACAGAAGTTGTTTATATGCAAGGTTTCAGAGTATAATGAAGCACTGATGAAAACTGTTCGAAAAATCGGCCTAGGCAGGAGAACACCACCGCGATTTCACCCTAATCATCAAGGGTGCGTGCCAGGGAGTTAGGCTGCGCCTGGGCGGGCGTTTTTCCTTTGAGGGGCCGACTTAGAGCGGTTGAAGAGCGCAGGAGACGGCGACGCGTAAGAGGCGCTGAGGCGGTgctgggaagaagaagatattaGACCTAATTTTTCACGTAACTGACGGGTTGGGGTTTGTAAAATGGACTTAAACATTGTATTAAAATGGGCCTTCTTTTAAACATAACAAAATGGGCAGTTTTTTTTGCAGTTTTTTTTCATATCAAGGTTGCAGAAAGATACAAAAGTAAAAGTCAGATAATATCAAGGTTCGAAAATGTTAAtgatttcttttatatatccttttattttgcatgattttggcataaatttataatttataattgtAATACGAAAtaattacatttaaaaaaaggctTAGGCGGCTGTTTAGGCCACGATTACTCCTCTGGGCGCTAGACCCCTACATGCCTCTCGCAGCCTATTGCCTAGCGATTTTTCAAACATTGGAAAATGACGGATGGTTTATGATTTTAATAGTGTTTTAGCAAATCGACAGCGTTCCAAATAGCTTGTGAGTCATTTgtgaatgaaaatttgaaaatgagggtatgaattataaatatttttttcattgtaTTAAAATTCACTCCTTTTGATATCAACATGAGAGTAATACAAAATAAAGACTACTTgtttacattatatataatttttaagcATCAGCCCAAGTAATATCCATATATCCCCAGTCGTTTTTCGGAACTCCCAATGCTTCCCAAACTGCTCTTGAGGCATCAACAATATTGTCAGCGCATGGAGGCTGATAATCATGGACTTCATCGCATCCCATCGTCGAGTCGCATTCATCGACAACCATTGCCACCACACTCCTCCCATTAGCACTTATAGTAATGTTGTTGAGGCACCTGGATTTTCTGTTGAACCAGCCGGTTGATAGTGCAACAATTGGTCTGTCATCAGAGTGATACTTCTTGTCACATTCTGATGGACCGCCGCCATCCCCTCCCTTCTCGAAGCTGTTGAGGGTTAGAACTGCCTTGGTGTGGCTAGACACTTGGGGTGAGCACTTGTAAGTTGTGTAGATCTTGCCTTTAAAGCAACAATCGGAGTCGTCCTCCGTGTTGCATTTTCCATGAGGAGGTTTCTTTCCTATGATTTTGCCACTAGGCCTGCAAACTTGAGCTTCAACCTCTAAACAATTTAAAGCAAGAACACACAGTATAGGAAGAGACACTAATAAGATTGTATTCTTCATGCTCTCTTCTTGAATAGCTTGatcctttttcaaattttgatgcACAATTAGGAGTGATATTGGGATAGTTATATAGGGAAGGATTCCTAAAACAATATAAGCTTAAGTGCTTGGAGGCAACGATAGCTTGCATTACAATGTTCAAACAATGGTACCATATTAACAGTCATGAAGGCATCGCTGCGTCGCTGTCACGGTCTGATTTGGCGCTGTTTGATCGATTATTATAAAGATAATTTATGGAAAAAATGGACATTTTAGTGCTAGCAGCAGATGGGTTCAAAGACTTCTCTTAGATGGAATAGCATATTGTACATGGAACATATAATTGTCTCTTTGTGTTTGCCTTTTGGGAATCCATAGAGTCACTTTCTGTATGTTCCATTGGGGAGTTTAATCCAAATAATCTTTAATCAATTAGGACATGTCCGTTACGTTGATGGAGAAgatttgttgaattttgattgttCTTTTGGGACTGGGACTTGCTATATATACCACCCTCAAATGCCTTTATTCATCAAACACATCCTACACAAGAGCACACAAgtagagacagagagaaacagagggaAAATGAAGAGCTTAGCAATTTTCTCAAAAAGCTCCATTGGCCTACTGGTAATTCTCCTTGCAACAATTTGCTTGGTGACTGAAGCTCAGAAATGTCGTCCAAGTGGTCAGATTAGAGGAAGGAAGCCCCCTGCTGGACAATGCAACAAGGAGAATCAATCTGACTGCTGCGTTGCCGGCAAAATGTACCCAACCTACACATGTTCACCACCATTGTCCGGGAGCACCAAGGCCTACCTAACTCTCAACAGTTTTGAGAAAAATGGAGATGGCGGCGGTCCATCAGAATGTGACAACAAATACCACAATGACAACACACCAGTTGTGGCATTGTCCACTGGATGGTACAACAATGGAGGAAGGTGCCATAACAACATCACAATTAGCGCTAACGGGCGCAGCGTGGTGGCCATGGTGGTGGATGAGTGTGACTCTACTGAGGGATGTGATGCCGACCATGACTACCAACCTCCTTGTCCTAACAACATTGTTGATGCTTCAAAGGCTGTCTGGAAAGCCTTGGGTGTGCCTGAGGACAACTGGGGTGGCTTAGATATCACATGGTCCGATGCTTAGTTGCATTTTAGTACCGTATCTCTATAGTTTTATTTGCTTTTTGTTGTCAATGTCTGTGGAATGTTGTGTTCTATAACATTTTATGTACACTATGAAAACATCCTagtttttctatgaaattattttatttcaatatggactttctttctgttttagTTTTGTTACCAAACTAGTCTCCACCATCTGGATTTCTAACTTACAATTGTAGTACATGTGACAATAAGATGGAAGTCAACCCTTCAAAACCTGTATCATATAGAATAATCTATTACACTAGTATTCATGTAGATTGCTTGTCGCACAAGGGCTTGAATGCTTTACCAgtttgtaaccaaaaaaaaaaaaaaaaatcactttttaaaaaaaaaaaaaaattaaaaaacaaacaaacaaataaagacGAAGAGAtgggtgtgtttttttttttttttttttcttttacaagaGATTGTCTAACTTTGATATACATTCTTGATTCTTTTTCTAAAAGCTTAAACTTTTGAGGTTAGTGATTGTCTAACATAGTATGAAAACCTTGTTTGAAAGTTGTCGTGAGTtcgaaactagttttttttttggaatgtTGATGTGGATGCCAATGTCATACGACCAATAAAAGAAACCATTCCTTCCCCTATAAGGCAAAAGTTTCCTCATCTTGAATAAGCAAAAAGAATAGTCAATTAATTCAAAACTGAAAAGTAAGCAAACACGATCAAGTTCAAGTTTGCCATAAAACCATTTTAACCATGAATCTTAACGGTGGATAATGATATTTTAGGCCAAAAACCCTCCAATTTTCATGGTTTCGagagtttgttttgttttgttttttttttttttgggcacaTAGTTTTGAGagttatttaaaaacaactcACACAAGGAAAGGTTGTGCACAATAATATGGACCACTAATTCAAGATTTATAAACTAGGACTTGTGACCACATATCCACTATACCAACTATAGAGGGAAGTGCACAAAAACCAACCACGCACTAGCCACCTTCCCTAtgactttttattatttatagccca
The Prunus dulcis chromosome 2, ALMONDv2, whole genome shotgun sequence DNA segment above includes these coding regions:
- the LOC117620288 gene encoding LOW QUALITY PROTEIN: ABC transporter B family member 4-like (The sequence of the model RefSeq protein was modified relative to this genomic sequence to represent the inferred CDS: substituted 1 base at 1 genomic stop codon); translation: MLSSIPLVVLSGAVMSILISKMASSGQTAYSVAATVVEQTIGSIRTVASFTGXKQAIANYNNSLIKAYNSGVQEGLASGFGIGSVMLIIMCSYALAIWFGGKMILEKGYTGGEVINVVFAVLTGSMSLGQASPCLSAFSAGQAAAYKMFETIDRKPEIDASDTNGQQLHDIRGDIELRDVYFSYPARPDEQIFDGFSLSIPSGATAALVGESGSGKSTVVSLIERFYDPLAGEVLIDGINLKEFQLKWIRQKIGLVSQEPVLFTCSIKDNIAYGKDGATTEEIRAAAELANAAKFIDKLPQGLDTMVGEHGTQLSGGQKQRVAIARAILKDPRILLLDEATSALDAESESIVQEALDRIMINRTTVVVAHRLSTVRNADTIAVIHRGTIVEKGPHSELIKDPEGAYSQLIRLQEMSSVSEQTAVNNHERLGSVDSRRHSSQRFSNLRSISGGSSGSGNSNRHSFAITYGVPTAVDSLETASVGRDIPASASSRGPTEVSLRRLAYLNKPEIPVLLLGTIAAAVNGAILPIFSILISSVIKTFYEPPPQLRKDSKFWALIFIVLGVVAFIAVPARQYFFAVAGCNLIKRVRSMCYEKVVYMEVSWFDDPEHSSGAIGARLSTDAASLRGMVGDALGLLVENSATAIAGLCIAFVANWQLALIILVLLPLLGLTGYVQVKFLKGFSADAKKMYEDASQVANDAVGSIRTIASFCAEEKVIELYQKKCEGPIKTGIRRGLISGTGFGLSFFFLFSVYACSFYAGARLVAAGKTTFSDVFRVFFALAMTAIGVSQSGSLAPNLGKVKSSAASIFAILDRKSKIDSSDESGTTIENVKGEIELRHVSFKYPTRPDVPIFQDLCLTIHHGKTVALVGESGSGKSTVVSLLQRFYDPDSGHITLDGFEIQKLQLKWLRQQMGLVSQEPVLFNDTIRANIAYGKEGNATEAEIIAAAELANAHKFISSLQQGYDTIVGERGIQLSGGQKQRVAIARAVIKAPKILLLDEATSALDAESEQVVQDALDRIMVDRTTIVVAHRLSTIKGADVIAVVKNGVIAEKGKHETLIGIKDGIYASLVALHASASS
- the LOC117618289 gene encoding putative ripening-related protein 1, translated to MCTVEGFIYKFVLLVILLSTICLVTGAQQCHPSGRIRGRKAPAGQCNQENDSDCCVAGKMYPTYTCSPPLYGSTKAYLTLNSFEAGGDGGGPSECDKKYHNDNTPVVALSTGWYNNGGRCHNNITISTNGRSVVAMVVDECDSTEGWDADQDYQPPCPNNIVDASKAVWKSLGVPEDNCGELDITLLGFSVICLASLLLYVYVCFMCSIIYIENIY
- the LOC117620286 gene encoding kiwellin-1-like — its product is MRRQKFPQVCRPSGKIIGKKPPHGKCNTEDDSDCCFKGKIYTTYKCSPQVSSHTKAVLTLNSFEKGGDGGGPSECDKKYHSDDRPIVALSTGWFNRKSRCLNNITISANGRSVVAMVVDECDSTMGCDEVHDYQPPCADNIVDASRAVWEALGVPKNDWGYMDITWADA
- the LOC117620282 gene encoding uncharacterized protein LOC117620282 — protein: MKSLAIFSKSSIGLLVILLATICLVTEAQKCRPSGQIRGRKPPAGQCNKENQSDCCVAGKMYPTYTCSPPLSGSTKAYLTLNSFEKNGDGGGPSECDNKYHNDNTPVVALSTGWYNNGGRCHNNITISANGRSVVAMVVDECDSTEGCDADHDYQPPCPNNIVDASKAVWKALGVPEDNWGGLDITWSDQCRPSGRIRGRQPPPGQCNQENDSDCCVEGKMYPTYRCSPPLSRHTKAYLTLNSFEAGGDGGGPSECDNKYHNDSNRVVALSTGWYNNGGRCHNHIRIDGNGRSVVAMVVDECDSMEGCDVDHDYQPPCPNNIVDASKAVWEALGVPRGQWGGLDITWSDA